Below is a window of Candidatus Tumulicola sp. DNA.
CACTAGCGAGTAGCCGTTGGTATGAAAACCGTTGGCGGGCAAGCCGACGATCGCGTCGCCGGCGACCACGCGGCTGACGTCGATCATCGCATCGCGCTCGACAGCGCCGACGATCGTGCCCGCAAGGTCGAAATGCGACGGCGTATACACGCCCGGCATCTCGGCGGTCTCGCCGCCTAAGAGCGCTACTCCGTTCTCCGAGCACGCGGCTGCGATGCCGCTGACCACGGCCTCGGCCATGTCCGGGTCGAGCTTGCCCACCGCCAGGTAGTCGAGAAAGAACAACGGCTGCGCGTTCGCGCACAAGATGTCGTTGATGCAATGCTGCACGAGATCGCGGCCCACGCCGTCGAAGCGGCGCAGTTCGGCGGCGACGAGAACTTTTGTGCCGACGCCGTCGGTGCTCGCGACCAGCACCGGGTCGCGGTAGCCGCGAAACTCAAACGCGCCGCCGAATCCGCCGATGCCTTCGAGTATCCTGGGATCCCGATTCCGCTCGAGCAGCGACCGGTAGCGGGTGACGGCTTCATTGCCGGCGTCGATCGAGACTCCAGCCCCCGCGTACGCGTCAGACAATGCCTACGACGATCCTCCGATTCCAGAGCCTCGTTCGGGGAACGGACCTAAAGGTCCGTTGCTACGGACCGAGCGGCCCGTTCTTGCAGGCCCAGAGCCTGCTCCGGACAAAATAAGGCGCCTACCCAAGACCTGCGCTGCCGCCTATAGGGATTCATCTTACTAATGAAGATCCAGGTTTCTCATGAGAAGCCGCAACGTGTTGCGGCTGAAATGCTCGCTCTTCCCATTTTCGCCGACCCGGAGCCCGAAGATGCCGTCGTTTCCGTCGACCGGTCAATGGGCGGCATCATCAGAGAGCTGTACCGCAATGGCGAACTCAAGCGCCGCGAGGACGAGCTCCATGTGATACCCTCGACGAAGCTGCGCGCGAAGCGCGTCGCGCTCATCGGGCTTGGGTCCAAAGCGCATTTTTCGGCTGCTGGGATCCAGCGCTTCGCGGGTCTGGCGGTGCGGGCTGCTTCGCGGCGCGGGCTGACAAGCGTGGCGTGCGTGCTTCCCGAGTCGGTCGCTCTCGACCCCGCCGAAGCCGGCGAGCTTTTCGCCGAAGGCGCCTTGATGGCGACGTTCGATCCCGCGCCCTATCGCAGCAACAACGAGTCGCGCGGTGCGGAGGTCAAGTCGGTGATCCTCATCGCACCGGCGGCCAATGCGCGCAGTCTCAAAGCCGGTATCGCGCGCGGGTTGGCGCTCGGCGAGGCGGTCAACGCGGTGCGCGAGATGGTCAATCTTCCTTCCAACGACATGACGCCCTCGCATCTCGCGGAACGTGCGAAGGCGTTCGGCAAGCAACACGGCCTGAAGGTCACCGTGCTCGATCGCGCTGAGATGAAGCGCATGGGCATGGGTTCTTTTCTGTCGGTGAGCGCCGGCAGCGAGGAGCCGCCGAAGATGATCGCGATCGAGTACCGCGGCGACAAAAGCACCAAGACCACCTTGGGGCTGGTCGGCAAGGGCATCACCTTTGACACCGGCGGCATCTCGCTCAAGCCGGCGCAGGACATGGACGCGATGAAAGGCGACATGGCCGGCGGCGCGACCGTCATCGGCGCGATGGCGGCGATCGGGCAGCTCAAGCCCAAGGTGAACGTCATCGGCATCGTGTGCGCGACCGAGAACATGCCCTCGGGCAAGGCCACCAAGCCGGGCGACATCGTGCGCGCTATGAACGGAAAATCCATCGAGATCATCAACACCGATGCGGAGGGCCGCCTCGTCCTGGCAGACGGGCTGTGTTGGGCGCGCAAACTCGGCGCAACCCACTTGCTGGACATCGCCACGCTCACGGGCGCTGCGGTCGTCGCGTTCGGCCACACCACGACCGGCGTCATGAGCAACGACCGCGCATTGGTCGATCTGTTCCACCAAGCCACTGCGCCGTACGGCGAACGCTATTGGGAGCTGCCCTTGTTCCCGGAGTATGCCGAGCTGATCAAAAGTCCCATTGCCGACATGAAGAACAGCGGCGGGCGCCCTGCGGGCACCATCTTCGGCGCCATGTTCCTCAAAGAGTTCGTCGAGGACGTGCCGTGGGTCCACCTCGACATCGCCGGCACTTCGTGGGCCGAAAAAGACGGCGGGCATATCGTCAAAGGTCCTACCGGCGTCGCGCTGCGACCAATGGTTCGGCTTGCTGAACTCATGGCTACGCGCGCGCCGCACGGCCACGCCGATGAAGCGGCACAACGGCGCTTCCTCGCGACCTCAAGCGCGGAGGCGGCGCATAAAGGCGGCAATGGCAAGTCGAGCGGGCGCGTTCGGGCGCGTCGCTCGCGCGCGCCGCGTTAGCGCGAACTTTAGACTTTTCTGAGAATAACCTGGGATAAGCAGGGCCGAAATTCATAGGAGCCAACAAAGCTCCTTGCCCATGGTTGTGAGACGTTTCTTCGCAGGGGCGATCGGCGCTGCCGCGTTGGCGACGGCTGTGGCGTTCGCCGCGCTGCCCGCAAGCGCCGACGAGACCGGCCAAATCACCATCACCGTGACGGATGCGACGTCAAAAGCGCCGATCAGTTTGGCGCGCGTGCTGCTCGATGGACCGGTCCTCACGAGCGAGTTGTCGGGCCCGGACGGCAAAGTCTCATTCGTGGACGTACCGGTGGGCATCTATCGCGCGCGCGTGGCGAAGTCCGGCTACGATCCGGTCACCTCGGCCCAGTTCGAAGTGCTCGGCGCTCAAATCATCGCGGTCGATATCGCACTGGCCAAGTCGCAGTTGAAGTCGCTCGGCACGGTCACCGTCAGGTCGACGGTCACCATCAGCTCGAGCAGCATCTCCGATTCGAGCGCGACCCGCAAGCTCTCCGACACGCTCGCCGATGCGCTGAACAAATTATCAGGCGTGAGTCTTTCCACCGACCCCAACGGCTCCAGCGACGCGACGGTGACCGTCTCGCTCGAGGGGCACGATCCGACGCAGACGGCGCTGACCCTCGATGGCGTGCCGCTCAATGCTCCGGGAGTGGCCGGCGATTTGCGCCAGATCAACACGGACCTGTTCAGCAGCGCGTCGGTGAACTTCGGCGCGAGCGCAGGCGCGTTGGGCGGCGGCGTGGGCTTTCGTTCGGTAGAGCCGACCCTGACGTGGCAGGGCAAACTCTCGACGTCGGTCGGGTCGTACGGCAAGGCCGCGACCATCTTTTCAGAACAGGGCACGGCCGGCGGGCTGGGCATCGCGTTCACGCACTCGGTCCGCGGCAGCGACAGCCCGCTCGACCAGCAGATGTTCCTCGACACGAGCGGGCTCGATTACACGCATTTGGGAGCCAGCGAGAGCGGCGGCAACCTGCTCAAACTGCGCGCGCGGCTCGGCAGCGCCCAGACTCTCACCGGCACACTTGTCTCTTCCAATAACTATGATGACTTGCTGTGCACCCGCTTCACGGGCCCCGTGCCGTGCGGCTACGGCCCCGGCAACACCAGCTTCCGCCATTTTTCATTCGCCAGTCTTTCGGATACCGCGCTGGCCGGCTTGGTCGGTTTGCAGTTCACGCTGTTCGGC
It encodes the following:
- the purM gene encoding phosphoribosylformylglycinamidine cyclo-ligase; its protein translation is MSDAYAGAGVSIDAGNEAVTRYRSLLERNRDPRILEGIGGFGGAFEFRGYRDPVLVASTDGVGTKVLVAAELRRFDGVGRDLVQHCINDILCANAQPLFFLDYLAVGKLDPDMAEAVVSGIAAACSENGVALLGGETAEMPGVYTPSHFDLAGTIVGAVERDAMIDVSRVVAGDAIVGLPANGFHTNGYSLVRRAIARERWDSPLGKKPRTIADALLAVHPSYLPHVRAVQAVGVSIKAMAHITGGGLLDNVPRVLLEGLAARFVPARWPIPEIERFVVAEARLERDDAYRTFNMGIGFCMIVSAGDAQKAVRAADAALREKPIPDLEDARAFIAGEIEPRHAGGPSVVLA
- a CDS encoding leucyl aminopeptidase, whose product is MKIQVSHEKPQRVAAEMLALPIFADPEPEDAVVSVDRSMGGIIRELYRNGELKRREDELHVIPSTKLRAKRVALIGLGSKAHFSAAGIQRFAGLAVRAASRRGLTSVACVLPESVALDPAEAGELFAEGALMATFDPAPYRSNNESRGAEVKSVILIAPAANARSLKAGIARGLALGEAVNAVREMVNLPSNDMTPSHLAERAKAFGKQHGLKVTVLDRAEMKRMGMGSFLSVSAGSEEPPKMIAIEYRGDKSTKTTLGLVGKGITFDTGGISLKPAQDMDAMKGDMAGGATVIGAMAAIGQLKPKVNVIGIVCATENMPSGKATKPGDIVRAMNGKSIEIINTDAEGRLVLADGLCWARKLGATHLLDIATLTGAAVVAFGHTTTGVMSNDRALVDLFHQATAPYGERYWELPLFPEYAELIKSPIADMKNSGGRPAGTIFGAMFLKEFVEDVPWVHLDIAGTSWAEKDGGHIVKGPTGVALRPMVRLAELMATRAPHGHADEAAQRRFLATSSAEAAHKGGNGKSSGRVRARRSRAPR